DNA sequence from the Podospora pseudocomata strain CBS 415.72m chromosome 2 map unlocalized CBS415.72m_2.2, whole genome shotgun sequence genome:
GGCAGCCGTGCAGCAAATCCACGATGAGCTTCTCCCAGTTCCTTAGCATTTCTCAGTGCTTTCTGCGGGGTTCGGGCACCTATCTCTAATGCAGTTTTGACGATCATTCTAGTCTGGTTGGTGCTCCGTCGTTTTCAGCTCAGTCCGGACAGCCACATTTGTCGTATTTTCTTCATATCGGGCACCTTGGGACGGGCGGCTTGTTGCCCAAAGGGTGTTCCCAAGCCAATGATAGATTCCATTCAGTCTCTCCAATGTGATGGGTTGTTCTGAGGGCCTGGGACAGATTTATTGGAACAGATGCCCTGAAGCCAGCCGCTGCTGGAGCAACACGGCCAACGCCCGTCTTCCAAAATGGCCTCTTACCACCGTGTCCTGGAGGTCTTCGGTCGCTCAATCGATCAGAAGTCCCTCGAATGCGATTAGTAAGGTCTCTCCATGTCTTCAACACACTTACTAACCAAGAGCATAGCGACATTCACCCTTGGGACATCCTCATCAATAGCGAACGATGGTCAGGAAAGGTCCGGCTGATAGGTTTCGTGGACTCGTTCTTCCTGATCTGTTACTCGGGCGTGTCCCGCTTCGAGCATGGTCTATTGATCTACAGTcagctccaacaacaccccatGTATGTGACAGGATACTTACCTGGCCAGAGGATGACGAGATTATACGAAACACGTTGAAGTCCGCCAATGTCATCGCAGAgagccttgatcttgagtTGCAGAATCCCAAGCGAGTCAAGGAAAACAATGGTCGGTCATTATCGCCCATCCTTACCATCGATACTTCTCATGGCTAATCTTGTTGAGCCTCAGAGGAACCGACGTATTTCAAATTCGTCAGTGAGAAGGGCGGCCTCGACTACAACATCACGACCCTCGGGCATCCCGTTGGCCTTACGACCCAATACCCCGCGTCTTCGCTCAAGAAGTATGACATCAAGTTGAGAAAGGGGAGAGATATAGTCATGCGGAGTAAGAGCCCCGGCGTCATTGTTGCCACAAGCTAACTCGTTCCGAGAACGCATCCGTCGTGGCGTCACTCAACACAACTTTTTCGGCCTCCTGCACGATTCCGTCCGGCTCGGTGTTGTCACGCAAGCTGAGTTGATCGGAACTATTATTGGCAAAACTATCGGTGGGTCGACGTTTGAGGATGTCGCTGGGAAGTACCTCGACGCTCTTTCGGGGGCCAAGGGGTCGAGAAACTTGGCCCTGTCTGGAGAGAGGACATAGCATACTGGCTTCACCTCAACTAGCTGTCGGgatcccaaacccaccagCGGCGTAacttcccaacccatcaattTAGCTACCAGTCCCCCGAAAATACCTTTCCTGTCAGTGACCTCCCCATTGCCTATCCTGTTTGCGACCGCAGCTGGCAACGTATCCCATAatcctccaaatcctcagCCTTTCTTGACGACCTCCCAGCCATACCATTGGATTATCCTGGCCATTGATGCTTA
Encoded proteins:
- a CDS encoding uncharacterized protein (EggNog:ENOG503P79F), with product MASYHRVLEVFGRSIDQKSLECDYDIHPWDILINSERWSGKVRLIGFVDSFFLICYSGVSRFEHGLLIYKDDEIIRNTLKSANVIAESLDLELQNPKRVKENNEEPTYFKFVSEKGGLDYNITTLGHPVGLTTQYPASSLKKYDIKLRKGRDIVMRKRIRRGVTQHNFFGLLHDSVRLGVVTQAELIGTIIGKTIGGSTFEDVAGKYLDALSGAKGSRNLALSGERT